The following proteins are encoded in a genomic region of Burkholderia stabilis:
- a CDS encoding carbohydrate ABC transporter permease, whose product MKRNRTLLWCAAPALALYALLSLYPLFKAARMSLTDFTGVGDAHWIGLANYAAAFRDPASLHTLAVTFAYAAIVVIVQNGLGLLFAALLFSLPRLRGALRVGLLVPSMFSAVIAGFVWEYLYSPLGGGINELLHLVHLDALQQVWLGDPSVTLPAVTAVHVWMYVGYSTAIFLAGYLNIPSELHDAAKLDGANAWVRFTRIDLPLLAPAFTVNITLSTIGALKTFELPLVLTNGGPDGATTTLGLQIFHSLFNDYKFGFASALSMIMLAIVVVVATTQNTILRRREDNL is encoded by the coding sequence ATGAAGCGCAACCGGACCTTGTTGTGGTGCGCCGCGCCGGCGCTCGCGCTGTACGCGCTGCTGAGCCTGTATCCGCTGTTCAAGGCCGCGCGGATGAGCCTGACCGATTTCACCGGCGTGGGCGACGCGCACTGGATCGGGCTCGCGAATTACGCGGCGGCGTTTCGCGATCCCGCGAGCCTGCATACGCTCGCCGTCACGTTCGCGTACGCGGCGATCGTCGTGATCGTGCAGAACGGGCTCGGGCTGCTGTTCGCGGCGCTGCTGTTCTCGCTGCCGCGGTTGCGCGGCGCGTTGCGCGTCGGGCTGCTCGTGCCGAGCATGTTCTCGGCGGTGATCGCCGGGTTCGTGTGGGAATACCTGTATTCGCCGCTCGGCGGCGGCATCAACGAGCTGCTGCATCTCGTGCATCTCGACGCGCTGCAGCAGGTATGGCTCGGCGATCCGTCGGTCACGCTGCCGGCCGTCACGGCCGTGCACGTGTGGATGTACGTCGGGTATTCGACGGCGATCTTCCTCGCCGGCTACCTGAACATCCCGTCGGAACTGCACGACGCGGCGAAGCTCGACGGCGCGAACGCATGGGTGCGCTTCACGCGCATCGACCTGCCGCTGCTCGCGCCCGCCTTCACCGTGAACATCACGCTGAGCACGATCGGCGCGCTGAAGACTTTCGAGCTGCCGCTCGTGCTGACCAACGGCGGGCCGGACGGCGCGACGACCACGCTCGGGCTGCAGATCTTCCACAGCCTGTTCAACGACTACAAGTTCGGCTTCGCGAGCGCGCTGTCGATGATCATGCTCGCGATCGTCGTCGTGGTCGCGACCACGCAGAACACGATCCTGCGCCGCCGGGAGGACAACCTGTGA
- a CDS encoding carbohydrate ABC transporter permease — translation MNVIRQRFHADRAVAGTSGGGQRAGTLLRRVPGFARLVAAIAIVAIVLLPTIYMVLMSLRTGDDIIARPLGLPDHVFFGNYAAVFTQMNYWRSVANTIGITLAVTLLVALLSSLAAYPLARVKGRLSTAVYIVLTLGLTIPMFVSLTPLYVLFRDLHLLNTYLGVVLAYTVQSLPLGVFFYTSFLKRIPLELEEAAVMDGCSPLQVYWYIVLPLLRPITGTLAMFVTLSVWNDLVYPLLFLTDSSKFTITVAVFRFIGTNDIDPTKLFPAAVMGTLPLLVLFFLLQRRIVAGITAGAVKG, via the coding sequence GTGAACGTCATCCGTCAACGCTTTCATGCGGACCGCGCAGTTGCCGGCACGTCGGGCGGCGGGCAACGCGCGGGCACGCTGCTGCGCCGCGTGCCGGGCTTCGCGCGGCTCGTCGCGGCGATCGCGATCGTCGCGATCGTGCTGTTGCCGACGATCTACATGGTGCTGATGTCGCTGCGCACCGGCGACGACATCATCGCGCGCCCGCTCGGGCTGCCCGACCATGTGTTCTTCGGCAACTACGCGGCCGTGTTCACGCAGATGAACTACTGGCGCAGCGTCGCGAACACGATCGGCATCACGCTCGCGGTCACGCTGCTCGTCGCGCTGCTGTCGTCGCTCGCCGCCTATCCGCTCGCACGCGTGAAGGGCCGGCTGTCGACCGCGGTCTACATCGTGCTGACGCTCGGCCTGACGATCCCGATGTTCGTCAGCCTGACGCCGCTCTACGTGCTGTTCCGCGATCTGCATCTGCTCAACACGTACCTGGGCGTCGTGCTCGCGTACACCGTGCAGAGCCTGCCGCTCGGCGTGTTCTTCTACACGAGCTTCCTGAAGCGGATTCCGCTCGAACTCGAAGAAGCCGCCGTGATGGACGGCTGCAGCCCGCTGCAGGTGTACTGGTACATCGTGCTGCCGCTGCTGCGGCCGATCACCGGCACGCTCGCGATGTTCGTCACGCTGTCGGTGTGGAACGACCTCGTCTATCCGCTGCTGTTCCTGACCGACTCGTCGAAGTTCACGATCACGGTCGCGGTGTTCCGCTTCATCGGCACCAACGACATCGATCCGACCAAGCTGTTCCCGGCGGCCGTGATGGGCACGCTGCCGCTTCTCGTGCTGTTCTTCCTGCTCCAGCGCAGGATCGTCGCGGGCATTACGGCCGGCGCGGTCAAGGGGTGA
- a CDS encoding SDR family NAD(P)-dependent oxidoreductase encodes MNPFESLDGRVVVVTGGGDGIGLGIVEVLAQCGAQVVVAEKNAARADAVRERLGGRDALFVETDVAEPASVAALFERVDAYHGRLDGLVNNAGITLHGPFDAFSLDDCDRLYRTNLRSMFQCAQLAAPRIARAGGGAIVNIASNHAGASVPGFEMYAATKGGIVAMSRAMATSLAPQRIRVNTLSPGFTLNAPIGAALERDPALLDAYRALHPAQRINEPADIGRIAAFLLSDAAAGIAGADLVADNGMSALLFNRTRSST; translated from the coding sequence ATGAATCCATTCGAATCGCTCGACGGCCGCGTGGTCGTCGTCACGGGCGGCGGCGACGGCATCGGCCTCGGCATCGTCGAAGTGCTCGCGCAATGCGGCGCGCAGGTGGTCGTCGCGGAGAAGAACGCCGCGCGCGCCGACGCCGTGCGCGAACGCCTCGGCGGGCGCGATGCACTGTTCGTCGAAACCGACGTCGCGGAACCGGCGAGCGTGGCCGCGCTGTTCGAGCGCGTCGATGCGTACCACGGCCGGCTCGACGGGCTCGTGAACAACGCGGGCATCACGCTGCACGGTCCGTTCGACGCGTTCTCGCTCGACGATTGCGACCGCCTGTACCGCACCAACCTGCGTTCGATGTTCCAGTGCGCGCAGCTCGCGGCGCCGCGCATCGCGCGCGCGGGCGGCGGCGCGATCGTCAACATCGCGTCGAATCACGCAGGCGCGAGCGTGCCGGGCTTCGAGATGTACGCGGCGACCAAGGGCGGCATCGTCGCGATGTCGCGCGCGATGGCGACGAGCCTCGCGCCGCAGCGCATCCGCGTCAATACGCTGAGCCCCGGCTTCACGCTGAACGCGCCGATCGGCGCGGCGCTCGAGCGCGATCCCGCGCTGCTCGACGCGTATCGCGCGCTGCATCCCGCGCAGCGCATCAACGAGCCGGCCGATATCGGCCGCATCGCCGCGTTCCTGCTGTCGGACGCGGCGGCCGGCATCGCCGGCGCGGATCTCGTCGCCGACAACGGCATGTCGGCGCTGCTGTTCAACCGCACCCGTTCATCCACATGA